The Triticum aestivum cultivar Chinese Spring chromosome 4B, IWGSC CS RefSeq v2.1, whole genome shotgun sequence sequence GCTGCTGCTCCGGCCCCGCCCGACGCCCTTCGGCTGGGCGCTCCTCTCCGTGCACGCCGCCACGCTGCTCTCGGCGCTCGCGTCCCTACACGCCCACCTCGCCCACCGCCGCCTCTGCTGCCACGCCCACGCAGCCCTCGCGGTCGCCGCGCTCTGCGGCCACGCGCTCGCCTCCTACGCCCTGCTCCTCCGCCGCGACCGGAGCCTCGCGCTGCTCGCGTCGGCGAGGGACCGGAGGGAGCAGGTCGCGCTGGTGCTCCTGGAGGCGGCGCTGCTGCTGGCCATGTTCCTGGTGCAGGCCGTGGCACTGGCGGCGGCCTGCGCCGTGGACCGGCGGTGGGCGAGGGAACACGAGGCGGCCGAGGCCGAGAAGGCCGCCGCGGCGAGGAAGCGCGAGAGGAAGATGACGCGCGTGCGGGCTGAGGAGGCGCAGGCCGGCGTGGGGGCAGTGgacgaggagaaggcgacgagcgGCAAGGTGGTGCTCCGGGGAAACGACGAGGAATGATATCCCGTTGTTTAGCGCTCTCGGTTACTTTTGGTTtcagaagtagtagtagtagtagtacttgaGCCAATGCATACAGGTTGTCTGAACCAAAGATTACATTGTTGACAAAGTTGGCCCGTCTCCCAAACAGTTTTCGTAGCATACATCCCAGTTCATTTTCGTCAGGTTTATAGAGATTTAAGCCCAGTTCAGATACAGGTTTTGCTTTGGGACGCCAAAGGTGAGGTGACCCGGCTTGAAGCTCAGTTcagtttcatcatcatcatcaggtctAAAAGACCAAAACAGGCCTGCAGAACAAAATTTAACTCGTTTTGGTTGGGGTGCGCCAGGCCCAGGCAGCAGTGCAACGCCTGGGCGACACGCGAGGACCCCAGCAGCAAGCTACTGTGGTGGGCCCTCCCCcataaaaaataaatttaatatcGTTGTGGGCACATGGCCCACATATCAGATATTAAACTGATAAGAACAGATACTACACTTGATCTTAGCCAAAAGGCCGAGAAAGGTATGCATCTTCCCGTTGCCCTGGGTCTGGTTATATAGCGCGTCTTCGCCTCCCTTCCGCTCTGGctgcgcgaggtgggactaaacgaaAGCGCTGCACCACTACAGCAGAGGCGCTCTCTGCTCGGTTTTGGTGGGAGGCTCTGGTCGGTTTGCTTGGGCCGTAGTTGAATAAGGCCGAACGTTGATGGGCTGCTGATTTCCGTAACATGGCCGGACAGTGCAACTACTCGTCTCTTGGATTGTCACGCATACAttgttttttcttctgaaaaaACGCATTACTTTTTGAGTGAGAGAcgttattttttttcttcttaaataaaaagaaaaaggaaaggaaaaatcaCACATTTTGGTTCCTCGTGGTAGACGAGAAGGTGACGAGGCAATGCATGGACGATGATATTTTGTTACATGTTGCCAAATGCCAACAGTGTTCATATCAGGGATGCAACATCAGTTGCAAGAATCGGCTGGTATGTGTGGGGTCGGTGGTGGAAAACTAGTAGCAGTTCAGTCAGTGGCACCCTCTATGATCCTGTACAAACGTGTCTCACACAAATAATCGTATGTACCCTATAGTATCTGGGACTTTGGTCTAGACTTCAGGTCATCTGGTCCGGGTCTTTCCGCCTTCTGAAACGATCCATGCAGCTGCAGGAGCAAAGAATTGCTGACGACAGAGATGGAGCTCAGGGCCATCGATCCTCCTGTATTAACACGCCGATCACCAGATGTTACATTATAAAAGTTATAAACAAATATGATCGAGGAGACATAAACAACCATGGCAATTGTCTTCACCAGATAAACATTACCTGAAAGAGAGGGTGTCATGGCGAAATCAAACTGAGGCAGTAGCGCTCCAGCCGTGATGGGGATGGCCATTATGTTGTATGCCACCGCCCAGGCCAAGTTCTCGTGAACTTTCGCCATCGTTGCTTAAGGAAAAGAAGGCGGGCAGTTTGTGGTCATCTTGTCTGCCGTTGCAACTACGAAAAGGGTGGAACTCATGGATGAACCATTGTGCCCGGTGTGTAGGCAAGACATCCAATACATGCTTAGGGTTTATGATTCTTAAGGTAATTGAATAACTTTATTCTTCTGGAGGGTTGACTCACGAACTGACTATATTTTTCTGACTTGTGGCATGTTGCTTGAATTATAGCAATTGGAAATCTTTAGCTATATTTTTCTCTCTGTTTGCTATATCAACCCAACAACTGGATTTTGGTCAGACAACTCTGATTGGTCTTTATCTAGATGGTTGGAGAGCATGTAGACATGTGCTCTTTCTTTCTGAATTTGCTTCCTTTGACATCCATTACATGCTTAGGGTTTATGACTCTTGAGGTAATTGAAAACCTTTGTTCATAGTGCCCACTATACTTTCCTGATTATAGCTGTGGCGTGTTATTTCAATTATAACACGGCTAAAAATCTTTACTGATGTCTTTTCTAGTTTTCGACATGTAAAGCTGAATCTTTGTTAGACAATTCCTGATTTGGTCTTTATCTGGAATGGGTGGAGAGCCTGTAGACATGTGCCACTTTTTAAAATTGAATATGTTTCCATTGACTGGCAGAAACTGTTAGCAGGTTTTCGACATCGGAATACCTAGTGGTGTGGGCACAACATATTGTCACTCATTTGAAATGTATACCTAGCTAAATCAAGTTGTCACTGAAGATGGAAAGATATTTGACCTTGTTTAATCTTATCGCAGGCTCCTTGCTGATATGGCCCAAGCACGGGCAAAGTGGCGACTCCAACTACCCATCCTCCTCCTGTCTTGGGGGCTCTCCGTTTTTTGTTGTAGTTTAGGTTACTGCTACGCTGAAAGTATGTGAATATAGGACTGTGCTAACCCTCAGAAACTAGATTGTCGGTACTTGCTAGTTTAGCCTATGAATATGGGATTATGTATGATCTTAGATGACCCCTTAACTTTGGCCCAGAATTTAAGGATTGCCAAGTTTTTGTTGGTGTTGCATGGATACGCCTAGGGATGTAAGTGGACGTGTCCGCGAGTTTAGAACGCCCGCATTCATGGTTTTTGTATTAGCTTGATTTTTAAAGCAACATTGGTCAGTTTATTTTCGCCTCCGTGGGTTGTTTGTATTCACTTTTCTTTCCATTCAGTCTCCAGGCCAGGTTCTGTTAGGCAAAAACATTGGACGCCGATAACGGCCGAACGTTCGGTCCGGGGAGGCACCAGACCGAACGTTCGGTCGGCACGGGAGCAGGGATCGACCGAACCGTTCTGTTCGATACGAACAGCCTCTCAGCATGAACGCCTAACCAGACGGGCCCAATACTAGCTTTCTAGCACAAACAAAAATCCCTTTGCACCAAAAATATAGAGAAAAATGTAAACAGATGTAAAACTAGTAGAGAAAAAACTGTACAATACAGAAAATTCAGAAAATGGTACTGCATTAGGATTTACAATGAGTGATTAATTGCCAACTGAGACACACAAAAAATGGCTACGTTCAGTATGTTACAagaataaaacatgcatgataaaaaaAGAAAATTTAGTAAGAAATTGTGATGATGAATATGAACAAAGGCAAAAATGTTACACATGGCAAATTTTACAAAttttattttttaatacatggcgAGTTTTTTTGGGGTGGGGGGGTGTTAATTTTTAAAAAGAAAGTACTTGTAAATTCCCCTGTACATGGCAAAAAATTGCGTAtttaaaaataaatgaaaaaacctACGGAATGTTGTCTTATGACAGAAATGCATAGGATATAGTCTCATGGAATGATCCATACACTAAAATGTAGACTAcaaaatgccatgatccatacaaTGAAATTTCCATGATGCATAGACTTAATTTGCCATGGCCCCTTCAAAATAAATTTTCCATGTTGCAAAAAGGAAGAAAGAATGGTCATGGTGCATATAGTTAAATTTGCTATGATCATAACCAAAATTATATTAAAACTTGCATATATTTGACATGGCAAAAAAAAAGTAAAACCAGTTGTGTTAATAAAGGTCAAATAAATAGTAAatcttgccatggcaataaaaacTAAAAATTGCTATGGGAATTTAGGTAAATTTTCCATGTTAATAAAGGTAAATTAGCCATGGCAAATAAAAAGTAAAACTTGCCATGCCAATAAAAAAAATTGCCACGGGAATTTACGTAAACTTTCCATGGCAAATTCACTAAAAAAATTGCCATGGTAAGAAAAGTTTGACATCGTCTAGAAAAAagaaagttgccatggcaagaaaAGTTTGACATCGACTTGAAAAAAGAAACTTGCCATGGGCATGTTAGTGAATCTGTCGTGGGACATCTAGTGATTTTTGTCATGCAAATTCACTAAAAAAATTGCCATGGTAAGAAAGGTTTGACATCGTCTTGAAAGAAGAAAGTTGTCATGGCAAGAAAAGTTTGACATCAGCTTGAAAAAAGAAACTTGCCATGGGCATGCAAGTGAATTTGTCGTGGGACATCTAGTGATGAAGTTTGAAATCGTTTTGAAAAAAGAAGTTGCCATGGCAAGAAATAGTTTGACATCGGCTTCAAAAGAGAAACTTGCCATGGGCATGTTAGTGAATTTACCGTGGGACATCTAGTGAATTTTGCCAGGGCAAATTCACTAAAAATTGCCATGGTAAGAAAAGTTTGACATCATCTTGAAAAAAATGTTGCCATGGCAAGAAAATTTTGACATCGGCTTGAAAAACAAACTTGTCATGGGCATGTTTGTGAATTTGTCGTGGGAGGTCTAGTGAATTTTCCATGGAAAATTCACTGAAAAAATTGCCATAGTAAGAAAAGTTTGACATTGTCTTGTAAAATTGCCATGATGATCTACTAAAAATTTACCATCGTCTTGGAAATTAAAGTAAATTTGACATGCAAATACTATTGGGGAACACAATAATTTCAAAACAAtccctacgatcatgcaagatctatctaggagatgcatagcaacaagagggggagtgtatcttcatacccttgaagatcgcaaagcggaagcgtttatcaacgcggttgatgtagtcgtacaccttcacaatcCGTCCTGATGAAGTACTGAACGTaccgcacctccgcgttcagcacacgttcagcttgatgagtcgtcgccttcttgatccagcaagacgggcaaagtagtagatgagttccggcagcacgacggcatggtgacggtgttggtgaagaacaatcaccgcagggcttcgcctaagcactacggaaactaggatggaggataaactagaggggacggggttgccggcacatggcttggtgtttcttgatgtgtcttgggtgctagacctgcccctctatttatatgttgagccttggggtcgaaacttggagtaaaagcctccacaaagtcggtttcacccgaaaggcaagagtccttctcggactccaaggccagacgccagggaccctggcgtctggcccctggactctgcaaaacttccttttgcgctttctaaaaaccttgtgggctttcccctttggcccaaataaagtgttctcgtacccaaacatttcgggaaacatccggaaccccttccggtgaattccggaacccttccggagaccaaacactattatcccatatatcaatctttatcgtcggaccattccggagttcctcgtcatgtccgtgatcatatccaggactccgaacaacattcggtcaccaacatacataactcatataatactatatcgtcaactaacgttaagcgtgcggaccctatgggttcgagaactatgtagacatgaccgagacacctctctggtcaataaccaatagcggaacctggatgcccatattggctcctacatattatatgaagatctttattggtcgaatcgcataacaacatacgttgttccctttgtcatcggtatgttacttgcccgagattcgatcatcggtatcatcatgcctagttcaatctcgttaccggcaagtctctttactcgttccgtaatacttcatctcataactaactcattagtcacaatgcttgcaaggattatagtgatgagtattaccgagagggcctagagatacctctccgaaatatggagtgacgaatcctaatctcgatctatgccaatccaacaaatACCTtcatagacacctgtagagcacctttataatcacccatttacgttgtgacatttggtagcacacaaagtgttcctccggtattcgggagttgcataatctcatagtctgaggaacttgtataagtcatgaggaaagcagtagcaatgaaactgacacgatcataatgctaagctaatggatgggtcttgtccatcacatcattctcctgatgatgtgatcctgttcatcaaatgacaacgcatgtctatggttaggaaacataaccatgtttgattaatgagctagtcaagtagaggcatactagggactgtaagttttgtctatgtattcacacatgtactaagtttccggttaatacaattctagcatgaataatagacatttatcatgaattaaggaaataaataataattttattattgcctctaaggcatatttcctttagtctcccacttgcactagagtcaataatctagttcacatcaccatgtgatttaacatcaatagttcacatctgcatgtgattaacacccatagttcacatcgccatgtgaccaacaaccaaagggtttactagagtcaataatatagttcacattgctatgtgatttaacacccaaagattactaaggtgtgatcatcactacaaaaaaagacacatccgtgacattttgggccaaacgaatttttttcctgtcatacttatgacacttctatgacgataattgtgacaaaacccagtatcatcatagatgtggtgggctcctacttctacaaaaaataatgacaaaaaatgggcttttcatcttgggcgggcctGAGACGCtggtgcatgacattctttgggccgtccatgacggaaaaaaccgtggtagaagcgagggcgaggaaaatatcgggtgttcccag is a genomic window containing:
- the LOC123089251 gene encoding uncharacterized protein (The sequence of the model RefSeq protein was modified relative to this genomic sequence to represent the inferred CDS: added 24 bases not found in genome assembly), with amino-acid sequence MASSPSSSSSLRSSCSFPNLLLWLLNLSLLALAAAALAPALLLRPRPTPFGWALLSVHAATLLSALASLHAHLAHRRLCCHAHAALAVAALCGHALASYALLLRRDRSLALLASARDRREQVALVLLEAALLLAMFLVQAVALAAACAVDRRWAREHEAAEAEKAAAARKRERKMTRVRAEEAQAGVGAVDEEKATSGKVVLRGNDEE